Proteins encoded by one window of Microplitis mediator isolate UGA2020A chromosome 1, iyMicMedi2.1, whole genome shotgun sequence:
- the LOC130670298 gene encoding mucin-5AC yields the protein MNKIVVWIPLVACILFFKWTHALPVPEDQDESQELLGSRAVTSVSVMSNKKDRKAIAPVSRLPTSPVDLLRPDKISFYTLDSNGQVVLRRMTEKEIQSLIAAGGGQLPVAISEPQKITESTGMKVSDVVQNVQKVLEGELNKPPQTMTAMPTIPGHANSEWSSILPAILAGDSDNAETSPIETFDQESYAPDEKPMIQVPVITIEEPSQYEKPEDDNPVFQIVNTIPPEKANASINDQDQSIGALDPKPFASNDIPVESKTPDAIEKPDQKNDTLSIVSETHSTSVKISGQDEIKIHEETPVKQVQVVPTLDQQVEVKTESSTSAESSSTSVPSSTTTTTTESTLEVTTENSGNLIESSSSAKPAEAITEIVTTEAETKPTNTFSDMPPTAATSISEELPQKTQSEALPTELTDSITSMISQVSDAIPSIMTMGEKSKTPETEGSGSGIIDAESTLESTSPVTISTTTEVLANEEEIKESVTEKLEITTTEVIKTEAPVSKTEASISITEASMSMTEAPVSEIADSGLKIETSVSKTEASIPEDEILTPKPEVSIKIEATTINQLNGSANPEVKTSSTSKTSSTSKPETTNSTLLDSPGTLPANLLNKPSEVESKEDPVPESSTERDLAITEKPIVRINITEIKEEIKLSPLNATNVTESNMVRIKLTDPVNKIHQTLESSPVQTSSPEIESLSLPTTEMAANGIGSGLIAGFNTEQPQVSETSTESSTELTMQMIQFDQLPIVSVIHFENSTDKSIEASTVSSTSLASVEPEIGVTGASVLNRTQEIEIKDVVNKTTGAESVEKTPADTQMETNQSTNATESKIHDLQIRKDQKKETSLEKTSVTNQITENTDPVNEPAEKWTLIPQPTSKLPEKIPEISKPSKTPEISKPTKTPEISKPSKTPEISKPSKTPEISKPSKTPEISKPSKTSATSGSSPMQSNNIPVAGKIETPLPPRSPDPPSQHISLDHSKTTPGLDSSVQNLEPDVQYFSNLCNDLAFNFWSAVNEGLSKSRSLAVSPFGMTSMLAMIFLGARGPTSNQMNDVLKLDDITTFNPHLIFQNVTDSVASRRNNGLGGVANAVFVRELFADKIKVNKLMPFYKEQAQKFYDGIVAEVNFSFVSNAVRRRTNLLVRKQTGGRIREFVKDNNLLPLRSPLAAVSANVFQTDCSSSNATSEGRDGELYFAVAPTVKLRKLVPVPATLWKAGVLAGYETSLDATAIALGGLDKMVSVIFVIPGSTGGSASGDNLDKLEARIVNGALHDGAWNKLLKVIIPRPGLELQVPKFSHRSIINATAALKTMGIEEIFEKHANLRGINDVGKDLHLADVFQMNLFSTCGDENFLAGKHHEEVYPASPQRNARSEEDNNERATTEEHEKTYSHYESEAERIARFTRQVDNEKPRLKLDRPFLYFVRHNPTGLILYMGRFNPRLIS from the exons ATGAATAAAATCGTTGTGTGGATACCACTTGTGGCgtgtattttgttttttaaatggacACACGCCCTTCCGGTTCCTGAGGACCAGGATGAGTCACAAGAGCTCCTCGGTTCCAG ggccGTAACATCCGTGTCTGTGatgagtaataaaaaagaTCGTAAAGCCATTGCACCCGTTTCAAGGTTACCAACATCACCGGTAGACCTTCTACGACCTGATAAAATATCATTCTATACACTCGACAGCAATGGTCAAGTAGTATTGCGCCGAATGACTGAGAAAGAGATTCAAAGTCTGATTGCCGCTGGAGGCGGTCAATTGCCCGTGGCTATTTCagagccacaaaaaataactgAATCAACTGGAATGAAG GTTTCAGATGTCGTCCAAAATGTTCAAAAAGTATTGGAAGGTGAATTAAACAAACCGCCTCAAACAATGACAGCCATGCCAACGATTCCCGGTCATGCTAATTCGGAATGGAGTAGTATTTTACCAGCGATTCTGGCTGGAGATTCAGATAATGCTGAAACTAGTCCAATTGAAACCTTTGACCAAGAGTCTTATGCTCCTGATGAAAAACCAATGATACAAGTTCCGGTTATTACGATCGAAGAGCCAAGTCAGTACGAGAAACCGGAAGACGACAATCCAGTTTTTCAAATAGTCAATACTATACCTCCGGAAAAAGCCAATGCTTCAATTAATGATCAAGATCAGAGCATTGGAGCTTTAGATCCAAAACCTTTTGCCTCAAATGACATTCCTGTAGAATCAAAAACACCTGATGCGATCGAGAAACCAGATCAGAAGAATGATACTCTGAGTATTGTTTCAGAAACACATTCGACTTCAGTTAAAATTTCTGGCCaagatgaaattaaaatacatgAAGAGACTCCAGTCAAACAGGTTCAAGTTGTTCCAACTTTAGACCAACAAGTTGAAGTCAAGACTGAATCATCCACTTCAGCTGAATCAAGTTCAACGTCAGTGCCTTCATCAACTACAACCACAACTACGGAATCTACATTGGAAGTGACAACTGAAAACTCAGGAAATCTGATCGAGTCTTCTTCTTCGGCGAAACCCGCTGAAGCTATTACGGAAATCGTGACAACTGAAGCCGAGACGAAACCGACGAATACTTTCAGTGACATGCCGCCGACGGCAGCAACTTCTATCAGTGAGGAATTGCCGCAAAAAACTCAGTCAGAAGCTTTGCCGACTGAATTAACTGATTCTATTACGAGCATGATATCTCAGGTTTCCGATGCAATTCCTTCGATAATGACCATGGGTGAAAAGTCTAAGACACCTGAGACTGAAGGATCTGGAAGTGGTATAATTGATGCTGAGAGTACTTTAGAATCTACTAGTCCAGTGACGATAAGTACTACGACGGAAGTTTTGGCAAAtgaagaagaaataaaagaaagtGTAACAGAAAAGTTAGAAATAACTACGACTGAGGTAATAAAAACTGAAGCTCCAGTATCAAAAACTGAAGCTTCTATATCAATAACTGAAGCCTCAATGTCAATGACTGAAGCACCAGTATCCGAAATAGCAGATTCAGGattgaaaattgaaacttCTGTTTCAAAAACGGAAGCTTCTATTCCAGAAGATGAAATTTTGACACCGAAACCTGaagtttctataaaaattgaagctaCAACAATTAACCAATTGAATGGTTCTGCAAATCCAGAAGTAAAAACATCATCAACTTCAAAAACATCATCAACTTCAAAACCAGAAACAACGAATTCCACTTTACTAGATTCGCCTGGAACATTACCGgccaatttattaaataaaccgAGCGAAGTAGAATCCAAAGAAGACCCAGTACCTGAATCATCAACCGAAAGAGACTTAGCCATCACTGAAAAACCAATCGTGCGTATAAATATCACCGaaataaaagaagaaataaaactAAGCCCATTGAATGCCACAAATGTAACAGAATCAAATATGGTGAGAATAAAACTTACTGATCCAGTGAACAAAATACATCAGACACTAGAATCATCACCTGTGCAAACCAGCAGTCCGGAGATTGAGTCTTTAAGTCTACCAACTACTGAAATGGCTGCTAATGGTATCGGTAGTGGACTGATCGCTGGCTTTAACACGGAACAGCCTCAAGTCAGTGAGACTAGCACAGAGTCTAGTACTGAATTGACCATGCAGATGATCCAATTTGATCAACTACCGATTGTCAGTGTGATTCATTTCGAGAACTCAACTGATAAATCTATTGAAGCCTCTACAGTTTCTTCGACTAGTTTAGCTTCCGTGGAGCCTGAAATTGGAGTCACGGGCGCATCAGTATTGAATAGGACACAGGAGATCGAAATCAAAGATGTAGTCAATAAAACAACTGGTGCTGAATCAGTTGAAAAGACACCTGCTGATACTCAAATGGAGACAAATCAGTCGACCAATGCAACAGAATCAAAAATACATGACTTACAAATTCGTAAAGATCAGAAAAAAGAAACTAGTTTAGAAAAAACATCAGTAACGAATCAAATTACAGAAAATACTGATCCAGTAAATGAACCAGCTGAAAAATGGACTCTTATTCCTCAGCCTACTTCAAAATTACCGGAAAAAATTCCAGAAATTTCTAAGCCTTCGAAAACACCTGAAATTTCTAAGCCTACAAAAACACCCGAAATTTCTAAACCTTCGAAAACACCCGAAATTTCTAAACCTTCGAAAACACCCGAAATTTCTAAGCCTTCGAAAACGCCCGAAATTTCTAAACCTTCAAAAACATCCGCAACTTCTGGATCTAGTCCAATGCAATCAAATAATATTCCCGTAGCAGGAAAAATAGAAACTCCATTGCCTCCAAGATCACCAGATCCACCTTCTCAACACATTTCTCTGGATCATTCAAAAACAACACCAGGCTTAGACTCAAGTGTCCAAAATCTTGAACCAGATGTTCAATACTTTTCCAATCTATGCAATGATTTGGCATTCAATTTCTGGTCAGCAGTAAATGAGGGTCTGAGTAAATCAAGATCATTAGCAGTTTCGCCATTCGGAATGACCAGCATGCTTGCAATGATTTTCTTGGGAGCACGTGGTCCCACATCAAATCAAATGAATGACGTGTTAAAACTCGATGACATAACGACTTTTAATCCTCATTTAATTTTCCAGAATGTAACGGATTCAGTGGCTTCCCGTCGTAATAACGGACTCGGTGGTGTTGCAAATGCCGTTTTTGTAAGAGAATTATTTGCAGATAAAATAAAGGTCAATAAATTGATGCCGTTCTACAAAGAACAGGCACAGAAGTTTTATGATGGAATTGTTGCTGAGGTCAACTTCTCATTTGTTAGTAATGCGGTGAGACGACGAACGAATTTGTTAGTTAGAAAACAAACAGGTGGAAGAATTAGAGAATTTGTTAAGGACAACAATTTGTTGCCATTGAGATCACCACTGGCTGCAGTTTCGGCAAATGTTTTTCAAACTGACTGCAGTTCTAGCAACGCTACCTCTGAAGGACGTGACGGAGAACTTTATTTCGCAGTAGCTCCGACagttaaattgagaaaattaGTCCCAGTTCCAGCCACACTCTGGAAAGCTGGAGTTCTTGCTGGTTATGAAACCAGTTTGGATGCTACTGCAATTGCACTTGGAGGTCTTGACAAAATGGTGTCTGTTATTTTTGTCATTCCCGGTTCAACTGGTGGCAGTGCCTCTGGAGATAATCTTGACAAACTTGAGGCCCGAATTGTAAATGGAGCTTTGCATGACGGCGCTTGGAATAAATTACTCAAAGTAATTATTCCCCGACCGGGATTGGAATTACAGGTTCCGAAGTTCAGTCACAGGAGTATAATCAACGCGACAGCTGCTCTCAAGACGATGGGGATAGaggaaatatttgaaaaacacGCGAATTTGAGGGGAATCAATGATGTAGGAAAGGATTTACATCTTGCTGATGTTTTCCAG ATGAACTTGTTCAGTACATGTGGTGACGAAAATTTCTTAGCCGGTAAACATCATGAAGAAGTTTATCCAGCGAGTCCACAAAGAAATGCACGATCAGAAGAGGATAATAATGAACGTGCGACTACAGAAGAACATGAAAAGACATACAGTCATTACGAAAGTGAAGCTGAAAGGATAGCACGTTTTACACGTCAAGTTGATAATGAAAAACCGAGATTAAAATTAGACAGgccatttttatatttcgtaaGACACAATCCCACTGGACTAATACTCTACATGGGTCGTTTTAATCCACGACttatatcataa
- the LOC130674929 gene encoding uncharacterized protein LOC130674929, with protein MPKVKRREKVYGRDEIAAALADVKKGVPLRTASKSHGVPRSTLYAKFKNKTPIEAKPGPSTYLSQEEENQIIGWIFYLRDRGFSVTKNQLLDSVRDLIIRLGRTTPFTDSRPGRHWYEGFLRRHPDVAEKIIKNLTHSRASVTKKSLRHWFLEVKHHLEVKNLINIPGSRIFNAEVSRFQLSSKPDQIITRDSKKLNKDSANDRDNIETLLIINAAGDVVPPMVVYPYQRIPHNVSKNLPEGWFMSASATGAITGELIYDYIKNLFHPWVVENKIQLPVVLYVDGNSNLTLPLVNYCRKNNIELLGLCPNAAHLLQPMEVAVLRPLKATWKQVVNEHLGGNLKGFKKDNFAPLLDKALKSIDGLSDFIKSGFKTCGLHPFSIEVVNYNATSDKKNLDDDNDDYDDGVRESKSGDCADISDLSFNYDSEDYKNHLEFFEKHLSDSLLLSFKDSELKEVYDGDECNEGLFNYWLNMKKRCS; from the coding sequence atgCCGAAAGTAAAAAGGAGAGAAAAAGTATACGGCAGAGATGAAATAGCAGCAGCATTAGCAGACGTCAAAAAAGGAGTTCCATTGAGAACAGCCAGCAAATCCCATGGAGTTCCACGATCGACTTTATACGcaaagttcaaaaataaaactcctATTGAAGCCAAACCCGGGCCCTCGACTTATCTTTCTCAGGAAGAAGAGAATCAAATAATAGGATGGATTTTTTACCTCCGTGACCGCGGGTTTTCCGTTACTAAGAACCAGCTCCTCGATAGTGTTCGTGATCTAATAATAAGATTAGGCCGTACGACTCCTTTTACTGATAGCCGACCAGGAAGACACTGGTACGAAGGATTTTTACGTCGTCATCCTGACGTTgctgagaaaataattaaaaatttgactcATAGTCGCGCTTCAGTTACCAAGAAATCATTGAGGCACTGGTTCCTCGAAGTGAAGCATCATCTGgaggttaaaaatttaattaacatccCAGGGAGTCGTATTTTTAATGCCGAGGTAAGTAGGTTTCAATTATCTTCAAAACCAGACCAAATAATCACCAgagattcaaaaaaactaaacaaagACAGCGCTAATGACAGAGACAATATTGAAactctattaataataaatgccgCTGGAGATGTTGTTCCTCCGATGGTGGTCTATCCGTACCAGCGAATTCCTCACAATGTATCGAAAAATCTACCCGAGGGCTGGTTCATGAGCGCGTCTGCTACAGGAGCAATCACTGGGGAATTAATATAcgattacattaaaaatttatttcatcctTGGGTTGTTGAGAATAAGATCCAGTTACCCGTTGTCCTTTACGTTGATGGCAACTCAAATTTGACGTTACCTCTGGTAAATTATTGCCGGAAAAATAACATCGAGTTGCTTGGACTCTGTCCCAATGCGGCCCATTTATTGCAGCCAATGGAAGTCGCGGTTTTGCGGCCGCTTAAGGCCACTTGGAAGCAAGTCGTCAATGAACATCTTGGAGGAAATTtgaaaggttttaaaaaagataatttCGCGCCTTTGTTAGATAAAGCGCTCAAGTCTATTGACGGACTgagtgattttattaaaagcgGGTTCAAAACTTGCGGTCTCCACCCGTTTTCTATTGAAGTTGTCAACTACAATGCGacgagtgataaaaaaaacctggatgatgataatgatgattatgatgatGGGGTTCGTGAGAGTAAAAGTGGAGACTGTGCAGATATAAGTGACCTGAGTTTTAACTACGATTCGGAGGATTACAAAAATCAtctagaattttttgaaaaacatttAAGTGACTCTTTATTGCTTAGTTTTAAAGACTCGGAACTCAAAGAAGTTTATGACGGTGATGAGTGTAATGAAggactatttaattattggcTTAATATGAAGAAAAGATGTtcataa
- the LOC130670677 gene encoding NHL repeat-containing protein 2, with product MCGQENKKMSVQDIVESLTHVCIELRNKIKDSRANDDIEIEKLIIKHIKEWSSTENNCVNDFQKGLEWFNVSEGLSLKENLKGKIIILDFFTYCCINCMHILPDLEELEKKFTIQDGVVVIGVHSAKFSNEKDSSKIKSAVQRYKINHPVVNDAKLSMWRDIGISCWPSLVILGPDGQILFVLVGEGHRKELILYTKIALKYFKSLKNISNHEIPLKPAAHLLPIGRDILFPGKIQIIESENGDEKIVVSDTGNNRILILDFDGRVEQIIGGYSRGFKDGNFKEARFNAPQGVCGLGHEIFVADNENHAIRVVNLKEKTVKTLAGIGTQGNDYVGGKTGSEQALSSPWDVAIYHHTQNDKSVPILLIAIAGTHQIWGYFFEDTIWWKNRQYKAKTCAAIVGSGKEENRNNSYPHAAGLAQPSGLAVSQRLKAVFFADSESSSVRRVHLQDGKVTGVAGADKNPMNLHNFGDVDGNGCSAKLQHPLGVTWDDSKSVVWVADTYNHKIKKIEIDGKCTSVYGCGKPSKDFKFDEPSGLAISKKYNSILIADTNNHSIKLIDQNDQSIKTIDLKLPKNPGRPADKKFTFDIDISNKKSTLKIFLKPKFSNDLKFTPEAPQKWAVKNLPASWTAEPDSGAIGSALLIQIPDRHRDNDKDNNNDNDDKFIVLLNLVVCKTDECLPKKFEIIFHTHRNDDSDTDLEIYKEIEIN from the exons atgtgcggtcaagaaaataaaaaaatgagtgtACAAGATATCGTTGAATCACTTACTCATGTTTGTATTGAACttcgtaataaaataaaagactcACGTGCTAATGATGAcatagaaattgaaaaattaataataaaacatatcAAAGAATGGTCGAGTACTGAAAACAATTGCGttaatgattttcaaaaag gattaGAATGGTTCAATGTATCAGAAGGATTAtcattaaaagaaaatctaaaaggaaaaataataatattagatttttttacttattgcTGTATTAATTGTATGCATATATTACCAGATTTAGAagagttggaaaaaaaattcacaattcaagatggagttgttgtt attggAGTACACAGCgcgaaattttcaaatgaaaaagactcatcaaaaattaaatcagcGGTACAAAGATACAAAATAAATCACCCAGTGGTAAATGACGCGAAATTATCAATGTGGCGGGATATCGGTATCAGTTGTTGGCCAAGCCTAGTTATTTTAGGACCAGAtggacaaattttatttgtgctAGTGGGTGAAGGTCATCGTAAGGAACTTATTTTGTACACAAAAATagcattgaaatattttaaatctttaaaaaatatttcaaatcaTGAAATTCCTTTGAAACCTGCCGCACATTTGTTGCCGATTGGTcgtgatattttatttccgggaaaaattcaaattattgagTCTGAGAATGGGGATGAGAAAATTGTTGTATCGGACACGGGGAACAATCGGATTTTGATTTTGGACTTTGATGGCCGGGTCGAACAAATTATTGGCGGGTACTCGAGGGGTTTTAAAGATGGAAATTTTAAAGAAGCAAGATTTAATGCGCCTCAAGGAGTTTGTGGACTTGGACATGAAATTTTTGTGGCCGATAATGAAAATCATGCAATTCGAgtg gtaaatttaaaagaaaaaacagtGAAAACTCTAGCAGGTATTGGAACCCAAGGGAATGATTATGTAGGAGGAAAAACCGGTTCAGAACAAGCACTGTCATCACCCTGGGACGTAGCAATTTACCATCATACTCAAAATGATAAGTCGGTACCGATCTTACTGATTGCTATCGCAGGAACACATCAAATATGGGGATACTTTTTTGAAGATACTATTTGGTGGAAAAATCG TCAGTATAAAGCTAAAACGTGTGCAGCGATAGTGGGTAGCGGAAAAGAAGAGAACAGAAATAATTCATATCCCCATGCTGCGGGTCTAGCGCAGCCGTCAGGTCTAGCTGTCTCCCAGCGACTGAAAGCTGTTTTTTTTGCTGACAGTGAATCTAGTTCTGTACGAAGAGTTCATTTGCAAGATGGAAAAGTAACTGGAGTTGCTGGTGCTGATAAAAATCCTAtg aatctACATAATTTTGGAGACGTTGATGGGAATGGATGTTCAGCTAAACTTCAGCATCCACTTGGAGTTACTTGGGACGATAGCAAAAGTGTTGTCTGGGTTGCTGATACTTATAatcataaaatcaaaaaaatagaaattgatGGAAAATGTACTAGTGTTTATGGGTGCGGTAAACCCAGCAAAGATTTTAAG tTTGATGAACCGAGTGGTCTTGcgatatcaaaaaaatataactccatATTAATTGCCGACACCAATAATCACTCGATAAAATTAATCGACCAAAACGATCAATCAATTAAAact aTTGATTTGAAGCTTCCGAAAAATCCAGGCCGTCCTGCCGACAAGAAATTTACTTTCGACATCGACATCAGTAACAAAAAGTCAACTctgaaaatatttctaaaaccAAAATTCAGCAACGATTTAAAATTCACACCCGAAGCTCCCCAGAAGTgggcagtaaaaaatttacccgCCTCCTGGACCGCTGAGCCAGACTCCGGAGCTATTGGCTCAGCTCTGCTGATTCAAATTCCCGATAGACATCGCGATAAtgataaagataataataatgataatgatgataaatttattgtcttaTTAAATTTAGTCGTGTGCAAAACAGACGAGTGTcttcctaaaaaatttgaaattatttttcatactcACAGAAACGATGATTCGGATACTGATctagaaatttataaagaaattgaaattaattaa
- the LOC130665177 gene encoding mitochondrial import inner membrane translocase subunit Tim16-like produces the protein MAKYLVQIIVLGTQVVGRAFARALRQEIAASQEAAKRAGGGAKGARSAATNARTGLSLEEALKILNVEKPDQTEALEKNYKYLFDANDRSKGGSFYLQSKVVRAKERIDEELQNTRELPNKKKDTDN, from the coding sequence ATGGCAAAATATTTAGTGCAAATAATAGTCTTGGGTACGCAAGTAGTAGGCAGAGCATTTGCCCGAGCGTTACGTCAAGAAATAGCAGCAAGCCAAGAAGCTGCTAAACGTGCTGGTGGTGGTGCTAAAGGTGCTAGAAGTGCTGCGACTAATGCAAGAACTGGTTTATCACTTGAAGAAgcacttaaaatattaaatgtcgAGAAACCCGATCAAACAGAagctcttgaaaaaaattacaaatatctCTTTGATGCTAACGACAGATCCAAAGGTGGTTCGTTTTATTTACAATCCAAAGTTGTACGAGCGAAGGAACGAATTGATGAAGAATTACAAAATACCAGAGAActtccaaataaaaaaaaagatactgacaattga